ACGGGGAAATCGTGGCGCGAGTCGCCGAGGGCACCGTGCAGGATGCGCAGGCGGCGATCGCCGCGGCGCGCGACGCGTTCGACAGCGGCCCGTGGCGCGACACTGCGGCGCTGGATCGCGCGAAGCTGCTGTTCAAACTTGCGGATACGATCGAAGAGCACGCGGCGGAGCTTTCGCGCATGGAGACGCTCAACAACGGCAAGCCGTTGCGCGAGACCGAATACGACGTGACCGATGCCGCCAATTGCTTCCGTTACTACGGCGGACTGGCGACCAAACCGCAGGGCCAGACGTTCGACGTCCCCGCGGCCTCGCAGACGATGGTGGTCCGCGAGCCGATCGGCGTGTGCGGGCAGATCATCCCGTGGAACTATCCGTTGCTCATGGCCGCATGGAAGCTCGCGCCGGCCCTGGCCGCGGGCAACACGTGCGTGCTCAAGCCGTCCGAACTGACGCCGCTCACAGTCTTGCGCCTGGCGACGTTCATCGCCGCGCTCGGGTTCCCGAAGGGTGTTGTGAACATCGTTCTGGGCTCGGGGCCGATCGTCGGCGCGGCGATCGCGGAGAGCCCGGACGTCGACAAGATCGCATTCACCGGCGGCACCAAGACGGGCCGCTCGATCATGCAAGCCGCCACCGGCAACCTGAAGAAGATCTCGCTCGAGCTCGGCGGTAAGTCGCCCAACATCGTGTTCGCAGACGCCGACTTCGACACCGCAGTCGACTACGCGCTGTTCGGGATATTCGCCAATGCCGGGCAGGTATGTTCGGCGGGTTCGCGCCTTCTGGTCGAAGACTCGATCCACGACAAGTTCGTCAAGCGGCTGGTGGAACGCGCGCGCCAGATCTCGATCGGCGACGGCTTTGATCCGAAGACCGAGATGGGTCCGCTCATCAGCCGCGCGCACACCGAGAAAGTCGAATCGTACATCAAGACCGGCATCGAGGAGGGCGCCAAGCTCGAGACCGGCGGCAAGCATCTGTCCGGCGATCTGGGCCGCAAGGGCAACTTCATCGAGCCGACGATCTTCACGAACACCAAGCCCGACATGC
This window of the Candidatus Eremiobacteraceae bacterium genome carries:
- a CDS encoding aldehyde dehydrogenase family protein, giving the protein MLAVSEDLLKNLKTKDGVCLMYVNGAWVGASDGGVRELVNPSDGEIVARVAEGTVQDAQAAIAAARDAFDSGPWRDTAALDRAKLLFKLADTIEEHAAELSRMETLNNGKPLRETEYDVTDAANCFRYYGGLATKPQGQTFDVPAASQTMVVREPIGVCGQIIPWNYPLLMAAWKLAPALAAGNTCVLKPSELTPLTVLRLATFIAALGFPKGVVNIVLGSGPIVGAAIAESPDVDKIAFTGGTKTGRSIMQAATGNLKKISLELGGKSPNIVFADADFDTAVDYALFGIFANAGQVCSAGSRLLVEDSIHDKFVKRLVERARQISIGDGFDPKTEMGPLISRAHTEKVESYIKTGIEEGAKLETGGKHLSGDLGRKGNFIEPTIFTNTKPDMRIVKEEIFGPVLVVQRFKDEAEAVKLANDTVYGLAGAVFTNDIA